A single genomic interval of Spinacia oleracea cultivar Varoflay chromosome 6, BTI_SOV_V1, whole genome shotgun sequence harbors:
- the LOC110794895 gene encoding trihelix transcription factor GT-3b: MEGHMHHQQQHQYHHQQQQQQQQQQQHQAPPQQHQMSGGATVGVDTGDRFPQWSIQETKEFLIIRSDLDRNFMETKRNKLLWEVISTKMREKGFNRSAEQCKCKWKNLVTRYKGCETMEPEVMRQQFPFYNEMQAIFSARMQRMMWAEEESGPGTSSKKNKQGLTSDEEEDEDTDGEKVGHVKKKAKKAKTTTTTSVANVGTITNSNNSINAMKEMLEDFMKQQLQMEVQWREAYEAREEERMRAEMEWRQRMEALENERVLMERRWREREEQRKMREEARAEKRDALITTLLNKLRRED, translated from the exons ATGGAAGGACATATgcatcatcaacaacaacatcagtatcatcatcaacaacagcagcaacaacaacaacaacaacaacatcaagcGCCGCCGCAGCAGCATCAAATGAGTGGCGGCGCTACGGTGGGGGTAGACACAGGGGATAGATTCCCTCAGTGGAGTATTCAAGAGACAAAAGAGTTTTTAATTATCCGGTCCGATTTAGACCGGAATTTTATGGAGACGAAACGGAACAAGCTTCTGTGGGAAGTTATCTCTActaagatgagagagaaaggatTCAATCGTAGCGCTGAGCAGTGCAAGTGCAAGTGGAAAAATCTCGTCACCCGTTACAAG GGGTGTGAGACAATGGAACCGGAAGTGATGAGACAACAATTCCCATTCTACAACGAGATGCAAGCAATATTCTCAGCAAGGATGCAGAGGATGATGTGGGCCGAGGAAGAAAGCGGGCCGGGTACATCATCAAAGAAGAACAAGCAAGGGTTAACCTCTGACGAGGAAGAAGACGAAGACACAGACGGAGAAAAAGTCGGTCACGTCAAGAAGAAAGCCAAGAAAGCAAAGACGACGACGACAACTAGTGTTGCTAATGTTGGTACAATAACAAACAGTAACAATAGTATAAATGCAATGAAGGAAATGTTGGAGGATTTCATGAAACAACAGTTGCAGATGGAGGTGCAATGGAGGGAGGCGTACGAGGCGAGGGAGGAGGAGAGGATGAGGGCGGAGATGGAGTGGAGACAGAGAATGGAGGCGTTAGAGAATGAGAGAGTGTTAATGGAAAGGAgatggagagagagagaagagcaGAGGAAAATGAGGGAAGAAGCTAGGGCTGAGAAAAGGGATGCTCTTATTACTACTCTTTTAAACAAGCTTAGAAGAGAAGATTAA